ATGTTCGCCCTTGTTGATTGTAATAATTTTTATGCCAGCTGCGAGCAACTGTTTCGACCTGACCTAAAAGAAACACCTATTGTGGTGTTATCCAATAATGATGGTTGCTGTATTGCTCGTTCTAATGAAGCAAAAGCTTTAGGTATCGCCATGGGCGAGCCTTATTTTAAAATTAAAGCCCTATGCCAACAGCATGGAGTAAAAGCATTTTCTTCTAATTACACCTTATATGGAAATATCAGTCATCGGGTAATGTGTACCATTGAAGAAAACTGGCCGCATGTGGAAATTTACTCAATTGATGAGGCTTTTCTTGATTTAAGCAGTTTGCCAGCTGAATTTCACGATACATTTTGTCAGGAATTGCAAAAGAAAATACTTAAACATACGGGCATTCCTACTTCAATTGGTATTGGGCCCACCAAAACCTTAGCAAAGATTGCCAATCATTTATGTAAAAAGGTATATAAGATTCCCGTGTTTAATGTCACAACCAATCGCGAATTACTCCTAAAACAAATAGCAGTGGGAGATGTCTGGGGAGTAGGGCGGCAATGGGATAAAAAACTTACTGCTAGAGGCATCTATACTGCATATGATTTATCAGTGACGAATACTCATCTTTTAAGAAAAAACTTTAATGTCATTTTGATGCGTACTGCAATGGAGCTTCAAGGAATTGCATGTGGCGGTTTGGAGGAAATTGAGCCCAAGCAAAGTATTATGTCTTCGAAAAGTTTTGGGCAGATGCAAACAGAGTTTTCTGCTGTAGCACAATCAGTTAGCAGCCACTGTGCACGTGCGGTTGAAAAAATGCGTGGTCAAAATCTTGTGGCGCAGCGCATGTACATTTTTGTTCATACAAATCGATTTCGAGAAGATTTGGCACAATACTATCAATCAATGGAGTTTCGCTTTATCAATGCAACAGATGACTTACGCCTTATTACCAAAATTGCAAAAAGATGCCTGCGACGTATATTCAAATCGGGATATTATTATAAAAAAGCTGGAATTTGTCTTGAGGACTTAATTCCAAAAAATCAAAGACAACTAGATATGTTTCATCAGCCTAGTGATGAACAAATACAACATAAAGATGATTTAATGGATGTATTTGACGAAATTAATCAGAAATACGGAAGAAGCACCATTCGACTAGCAGCTGAGGGATATTCAAAACCTTGGGCGATGCGCGCAGAATTAAAATCACCAGCCTATACAACACGTTGGAGTGAAGTTCCGCGGGTTAAGTTAACTTAAATAGGATTTAGCTATAATTAAGGGTAGCTTCTATGACAATTTCATCTCAAAATTTCGCTACATGGAGGAAGAAAAAATGAATAAAGAGCATCATGTTGTTCCCAATGCCCAAGGAGGCTGGGATATTAAACAAACACATCATTCCAAAAAATTTCATTTTGATACTAAAGAGGAAGCAGTTAACAAAGCTCGGGAACTTAGCAGTAAAGAACATACTGAGCTTGTTATTCATGATAAACAGGGAAGGATTGATACTAAGGACAGTCATGGTAACGATCCTCGAAATATTCCAGGCTAATTCAAATGAGTATTTATTTTTGAAATTAATAAATGATGGTCTATATTTATAATGTAGGGTGAGTGCTTTGAGCTTTGCCTCAAGTACATTTTCCTACTGCGAAAACCACCTTAGGGTGGTTTTTGTCATTCTGACTCAACAAAATGGAAATATAAATATGGGTCTAGAGCATTATCATCAAAAAAGGGACTTTTCTAAAACTCCTGAACCAAAGGGTAAAATACATCACCGTAACTACCATCGTTTCGTAATTCAAATGCATAAAGCAAGTCACCTGCATTATGATTTTCGTATGGAATTAGATGGAGTATTAAAAAGTTGGGCAATTCCTAAAGGACCGTGCTTAGACCCTGATGTAAAACGATTAGCCATGCACACCGAAGACCATCCTGTGGAATATTTAAAGTTTGAGGGTTTTATTCCAAAAGGAGAATATGGCAGTGGAAGGATGATTATCTGGGATACTGGAAAATGGGAACCTATAGATGAAGACCCTTTGAAAGCTTACAACAAAGGGCATTTACGCTTCATTTTACATGCTAAAAAACTAGGCGGGCGCTGGGATATATTCAAAATCAGAGGGGAGGGGACTTGGTTTTTAAAAAAATATGACGATGATTTTGCGCGTCCTTTGGAATCGTTTGATATCACTGAAAAAGAACCTCAAAGCGTTGTCAGTGGACTCAAGGTGGAAGAAATAAGAGAAAATGTAAGCTCACAAGCTCCTAGAAAACGTGCACTTTTTAAAGGGTTTAAATTAGATTTACCCGAATCACCTTTTCCTCAAAGCTTATCACCACAGTTAGCAACTCTAGCTAAAGAGGCACCTGAAGGTAATGAATGGATACATGAAATAAAATATGATGGCTATCGCATGCTTGCTTTTAAAGAGGGGAGTTCGGTGCGCATGATGTCTCGCAACCATAAAAATTGGACTAAAGAATTTAGGGTTGTAGCGGATGCGATAGCGAAACTTCCTATTAAGAATTTATTACTTGATGGAGAATTAGTTATCTTAGATGAGGAGAGTCGTCCTAATTTCCAGCTCATGCAAAATTCAATTAAGGGAAGAACAGACAAACAATTTATTTATTATCTGTTTGATATCGTATATTACGATAAATGGAATCTGTGTTCACTCCCATTACTCAAGCGGAAAGAGATTCTAAAGTCCCTTATTCCCGACTTTCATCCTATTTTTCACTATAGCCCCCATATTGTGGGCTCAGGGAATGAAGTATATGAAAAAGCTTGTGCTTATTCTTTAGAGGGTATTATATCGAAATTAGCGCTAAGTACTTATCAAACCAAAAGGACTAAGACCTGGTTGAAGTTAAAATGTACAAAGAAGCAAGAATTTGTTATAGGTGGATATACACCACCTCAAGGTTCACGCACGCATTTAGGCTCTTTGTATTTGGGATATTATAACTCAAAAGGTGATTTGATTTACTGTGGCAATGTTGGCACAGGATTTAGTGCCGCTACACTTAGAGAAGTTACTTTAAAACTCAATGAGCGAATTAGCCCAAAGAACCCATTTTCTTTGAAAAATCCACCAGGGTATAAAACAGCCATATGGGTCAAACCTGAGTTGGTATGTGAAGTGGAATACATTGAATGGACCTCTGAAGGAATTTTAAGACATCCCAGTTTTAAAGGTTTACGAGAAGATATCAACGCAAATCAAGTGACCAAAGAAGAAGCAAAATCATTTGAAGAAATTAATCGAGACTTCATTACTCAAGAAAATTTGCAACCAACAAAGCATATTCGCTTAACCCATCCAGAGAAAATCTTATATCCTGAAGATGGTATTACCAAACAGATGGTGTTTGATTATTATGAGCATGTGTGTAATTTTATGTTGCCTCATATTCAAAACCGTCCTTTAACTCTTGTTCGTTGTCCCAGTGATTATAAAGAGTGCTTTTATCAAAAAATGTTCAACAAATCATCCTCCAAAGAACTTCAAAAAGTCTCAATTGAATCACCTAAAGACCATGAGATAAGTGATTATATGTATCTCACAAATAGAGAGGGTTTATTAGGGCTTGCGCAAATGGGTGTATTAGAGATTCACCCATGGGGTAGTCAGGTATCTCATCTCAAGTTTCCTGATGTACTCATATTTGATTTAGACCCATCTCCTGAAGTCCCGTGGAGTAGGGTGGTTGAAAGTGCTTTTGAAGTAAGACAATTCTTAAAAGAGTTTAATTTAACTTCCTTTGTTAAAACTACTGGCGGTAAAGGCTTACATGTAGTGGTTCCAATTAAGCCTGAACATAATTGGGACGTAATCAAAGAATTTACCCATTCTTTTGTTGAGACATTAGAAAAAATTCATCCGAATCATTATGTCAGTGAAATGTCTAAAGCCAAAAGGGTAGGAAAGATTTTTATTGATTATCTACGTAACCAATGGGATGCAGCCATTGGACCATACTCAACCCGAGCACGTCCTCATGCGCCTGTAGCAACTCCCATTCATTGGGATGAGCTAACAAATAATATTGAAGATACTTTTTATAATATTTTTACCATTCAAAAACGATTGAATTCCCTAAGAGTTGACCCATGGAAAGACATTTGGCTAATTGGAAAAAAACAATCGCTTAACTTAGATGATAAAAATTGAAAATAGAAATTAACAAAGATAGAAATTTCTATTTTTAATTTAAATCACTCTTTTGCTTATAAATCTCAAACTGTAAAACTTCTTTATCCCAATACTTAATCACACTTGTATTTATCATCCCTGATTTTGAAAGTACTTTTTGAGAGGCGATATTGTCGGGGTGGACAACAGCGATAAGTTTTTGGATTGATAGATTATCAAATCCCCAAAGAATTAAAGATTTGGTTAATTCTGTTGCATATCCCTTCCCCCAATATTCAGGTAAAAGAGCATAAGCCAATTCGATGTTCACTTGATTATCATCATAATTAAAATAAATTAAACCAGCTCTACCGATAAATTGGCCTGAATCTATTTCATAAACAGAACCAAGGCTAAATTGATGCTTTTGAAAGTGACTGATGGCCTTTTCCAATCCAGTCCTTGCCTCCTTTTTATTCCTCCTTCCATTGCCTATAAATTTCATCACTTTTGAATTTGATTGAAGGTTATATAAATTATCAAAATCATTAGACGAGGGTTCGCAAATTATTAATCTATGAGTTGTTAAAAAAGTTTTCATTTTGAGCTTTATATCAGACCAATCTATTTGAGAGTATATGGAAAAAAATTTTTAAATCTAATTCATTAATATGAAAAGAAAGAAAAGTGTTCTTCCAGGATGTTAATAATTGTTCAATTAATATTGAATTTATTTAAATTATTACTATATTTTAAAGCTTAACCTATGTAAAAAATACTCTGCCCCCTGGAAAATAATATGACTTCATTGATGGATGCTGCAATTATGTATTTATCTGAGAAAAATTACAGTGAAAAAGAATTGAGAAATAAATTGGAGCAAGAATTTGGAAGTTTGCCAGAGTTAGATAAAGCAGTGAATTCGGTAATAACTCGCCTTAATGAACTTGAAATACTTAATGAAAAACAATTAGCCATTAATATTGCGACCCATTATTCACACAAAGGCGATCGGTTCATTTTAAGAATGTTAGAACAAAAAGGAATAGATTCTGATTTAGTTAAAGAGGCAATTAATTCTTTATTGCCTGAACAATTTAGGGCTATGGATGAAGTGAGAGGACATTTTTTTTCGAACTCGAACAAAACACCCGATGATCTATGTCGTTTTTTAGCAGGGAGAAATTTCTCGAGTCAAACCATAGAATTGGTTTTAAAACAATTTATGAATTATAAAAATGGTAAATCATTATTTAAAGAAGTTGCCTAAAGGGTTGTACAATTTCTATTAAATTAATAGAGACTCATTAAGAATAATATTTTTCTTGCACTAAGGAATTTACTGAATTATCATGAAAAAACCTAAGGGAAATAGGTAGGAAGTTCAAGGGATATGATTAAACCCATTGATACCAAAAACTCTAATGTATCTATTGTCGATGATGATTTAATAACTTGTGAGGCATATTTACATTTATTTAAATCTGTTCATATAGAAGCTTATGCTTATCAAAATGCTAATGACTTTTTAAATAGTTATAATAAAAAAACTGGATGTCTCATTCTAGATGTTAGAATGCCAGGAATGAGTGGTTTAGAACTTTTAGAGCATTTACAAGCTCATAATATCAAAATACCAGCCATTGTAGTTACAGGATACGGTGATGTGACTATGGCTGTAAGAGCCATGAAAGCAGGTGCTGAAGACTTTTTTGTAAAACCTGTAAATCAGCAAACATTGTTAGAAGCTAGCCAACGATGCTTAATTAAAAACTATAATATCCCAGACAAAATTGAAGAGCAAATCAATAGATTAAGTAAACGCGAAAAAGAAGTCATGGATTTAATCGTAGAAGGCAAACTCAACAAACAAATGGCTGCTTTACTAAAAATTTCTATCTCTACAGTAGAAGTTCACAGAGCAAATGTTATGAGAAAAATGGAAGTGAAAACATTAGCAGAACTTATAAAAAAAATCTACTATTTTACCAATCTAAATAAAAATTAATTCTATTAAAATAGAGAGTCTCTTCTAATTCTTTAAAATAGAATTTTCACTACACCGCTTGCAGCTTTAAAATATCTGCGGGGGGAACCCTGGATAAAAGTTATAGACTCAAGTCCCCAAGAAGTAAACATTTGAAGGTTTGTATTTTAATTCAGTATGTTTTTAATTTAATCAAAACATAACAAATCTACTATTTTTGAAATTATTTTTATTAATAATTTTTAAAAAATAACTTATAAAACAAATGTAAAATGCTCATGATCTGATCAAGTCAAATCATACTATTCATTACATAATTGCAACAAATTAAATAAGTACTATCCTAATAATAAGAGTTAGATTAAATTCAAAGTTAATAACATGAGTTGAATCTGGATTGTAAAAGACTACTACTTATAACTTTCAATATTATTTCTTAAAGTTATAAACTTAACTATAAGTCGTCTATGGAAAACCCAATACTTTTTTTAATAATCGATGAATCATTAGGAGAACGCATCATAATGCGCACTCATTTATCGCAGTTGCAGCATAAGGTAGATATGGCTTCAGATGCAGTTTCAGGGTTAGAGCTAGCTTCAATGAGACGCTACGATGTGATTTTAGTTGATGAAAAATTAACCAACATTGTCTTTAACGAGCTTGTTGAACTAATTCACGACAGCTCGATCCACAACCAAACCACACCTATTATAAAAATAACCTATAACCCTGAACAAAATTCCCTCCACCTACAAAAAAAACAAATTCAATGCATGAAGCCTTTTACACGACAATACATGCTTAACATTGTCGAGTTAGTATATGAACTACAAAGCAAAAAATAATTTTGAAGTTAAATATAATTTTCAAGAAATTAAATAAAGGTGCAATACAAAAGAAAACAAAGTTACTTATAAATTTTCACTACTAAAATTTATAATATTAAAACCAAAAATGGATAAAAAAAAATATTATAAATCCACTAAAGGAGCCAACATCAATAAAAATTGTTCCTTTTGATAATAGGGGGAAACTCTAGAATCAAGTTTTTAAAGGATAACAATTTATGTGTATTTATACTGCAAAGATATATATAGAAGATGAAATCATCGATGAACGAAACAGTGACGATCTTGATGGCCTATATATCTGGATGATTGCTAAGGCGGATAGTCAAAAAATTCCTTACAAAGGTATAATTATAAATAATTATACGAAAGAAGTTGTTCGAACATTTAAAACCTCTTCAATAGAATAGATTATGGGCAAAAGAATCAATTTTACTAAGATTGAAAAATTATTTTTTCAAAACAAAACTTAACTTTCCTGTTCTTTCAAGACGTGCTTCTTTGATATTATCCAATGTGTCAAGATGAATTGTTTCTCTTACACTTTCCATTATATCGTCTTTTGTAATTTGATTTTTTCGTAAAACATCCCAATTTACTTTACCGTTACAAATGACTATCTTAGATTCGCCTTTTAAAATTTTACCTGCACGATGACTTTTAAAAGTCCAATGTGCAATGAGCCAGTGTAAGATAATTAATACTCCGCCACCTATCATTGATTGAAAAAGCGTAGATGAACCATTGATGGCCCGACTTACTACAGAAAGTTTATAGTAGAGAGCTTTCAGGTGAAATCAAAAAGTTTTTTTAAGCCCATGTTGTTTTAATGAAATTATCTATATTTGATAGATTTGACCTTGTTTTATTGAGGAGTCTAATTTGCTTCTAACTCTGTTTCTTTGAATTAAATGATCAATAGTGAACAGTTATTGAAATATTATAAAGTGGCTTTTGCAAAGATACAAACTGCACAAAATACGTACATCAATTCATCTTTAAATAAGTACTCTGCGTTAGAATTATAACTTCTTTTTAATATGATTTTTAATATTATGTATACTATTATAATTGACAAAAACATTCCTTTAACTTCTCAGATTAATAATATACCTGCTGGTGCAACAACAGTTAAGTTTAAAGAACTGTACAGAGAACCTAATTTAAAAACGATAAGCCGATAATCACCTTTGCTGCAGAAGTCCAAAACAGCTACAACAAATGGCATCTAGTTTTCCGAAATCTGTTCATCATGTGAGCTTAGCTCATAATCAACTGAATCTTATGGGAATTGATTTAACCAAGGATTTAAAAAACTATGAATCCCTTATTCAAGCTCAAGGAAAAGCAATGAAAAAAATGCTTTCAGGCTTTGAAAAACATGTTATTGAACTTGATTTGTCTCATAATGATCTAGGAAAATATGTATACTCACTTAAAATAGGACTGCAGGGACTACACAAGGTTTTTACTTTCCTTAACTTATCCGGGAATAGTTTGGGGCAACAATCTGAGGTTGGTCTTGCAGAGGCATTATCCGTTCTGGTTAGAAGCGAGAGTTACTTAGCCGTTGATTTACGTAATAACAACCTCTTTAAAGGAAAAACAATAAGGCAGCACGAGGAGTTGCTAAGAGGTTTGTGGCCTTTTCTTTATAAGCAATTTTGTAATTTTAATAATAATGGCAATATAATATTAAATGTAGGCAAACAATTGGCTTATTTAAACGAGATTAATGAATTACCTTTAGATGTAAAGAGATTGATTGCCAGTAAATTTGTAAGGGTTAGTTGTGGAGCCCAATATCAGTTTAATTCTTCCTCGTTCTTTAAGGCCAAACCGAAAGAGAAATTAGTTAAATCGCAATCTTTAGATATGTTAATGACGTAATTAAAGATAAGTAAATTTTTATGTAATGAATAGTTTTCCTTGTAAAACTGGAGAACTATTTTAGCGATCAGCTACATAAAAATAATAAAGTTCTTTTTCCTCAAAGAGGATACGAAGAAATTTGGAAACCGAATTTGGATCCTGGATTAGAAGGCTCTAGAATTCCGCTTCCTGATAATTTTATTCAGGATGGTTTGTCTTTATGCGAATCACCTCTGGGCATGAGGATAGGTAACACGCAGAAAAACGTACTTTTGATAAAATAGTGCAAATAATACTACTGTAAAAGAAACTGATTTGTTACAAAATCTCGTTTAAATACACGAAAAGCGTTAATGAAATTAATGGACTGGTTCTACTAAGAAGCTAAAGTATAAATTACTTGGGAGTCTATTATGTTAAATATTATTTTAGTTTGGATTTTCTCTGCAATTGCCCTACTTATCACTTCAAGATTAGTGAAGGGTTTTCACCTTAAAGATTTTAAAGCCGCGATGATTGCAAGTTTGGTCGTTGGATTTTTAAATGCAATTATAAAACCGATTCTTTTTATCCTAACACTGCCAATTAATATTCTGACCCTAGGCCTGTTTACATTTGTGTTAAATGCGATAATCCTTGGCATTGCAGCAGGAATCCTACCAAGTTTTACAATAGATGGATGGATTACAGCTGTTAGCGCTGCAGTCATTTTAATGATCGTACAACTTCTTATTAATTTTGTCTTTGGTTTCTAAAAATACATCACCTTCATTGCTGCTATTTAATGAATAGATTTGAAGCTTTGAAATTACCTTTGTATACCCTACTAAGAGAGCAAGGCTAAATGTGCAAATGGGTGACATTACCCTTTTAAACTGACTGTATAGATTAAGTAAAGAATAAGGCTGAAAAAGCATGATACTAGTTCATATAACGATGGGTTTGTGAACAATCACTATAATGCATTTTCTAGTCTAAATTAATCCTAGATAGTGTTCAAAAACTAAGTCCATAAAACAAAGTTTATTAAAAAATAATTTTTATAGATAATGAACCCAAAACTTATAGATTCCTCCCAAGAGAATAATTATTCCTAATAATGAGTAGATCCAATGATTTTTTATAAGCTCTATTATGGTACTCGGATGTACTCCATATATATCAACCCATTTTGCTTTTGTTCTTAAAGTCCCATCGAGAGTACGCTCTAGAATATTGGCTAATGCATCTGATTTCCTAAGAGTGGATTGATGTAATTTTACGAACTCTCTTTTTTCAAAGGCATCTGCCTCCTCTTCACCCGTGAGAATGTCTTTCATAGTAATTTTATTATGTTTTAATAATTCATTTAGGCGGCCATGCTCTCCATGGCTGATATATTTAATTCCATAGAGCCCTATGAGAACTCTAGCAAGATCAATTTTATTTAAGTCATTAATTATTACGGGCTCACCATTTAAAACTTTATAACGATGCTCTATTGCTTGAAAACCAAAATTAATATCTCTCATATTCCAATGTATAAACTTATAGCTATTCTTGTTAGAAAGAAAGATGAAATATTGATCTAACATTTTTCTTTCTAATTTATCGTAGTGATTTTCGATCTGATCTTGGGCAATGTGTTCTTCTTCTGCAGACTTATGAATAGAAAATGAATGCGTTTGGCCATTTTCAAAGTTTCTTATAGCTATGGATGTAACTCTAGGAGTGTGGCCATCAACAATTTTATAAAAAGATTCACAAGAATAGTGAATGATCATACAGTAGGATTTGTTATTATTTACTGTAGATAATTGATCTTTGCTTTCCTGTCTTCTTTTCTTTCGTTGTATCCAATTACTGTGAGTCATGTATTATATCCCTATATCGCTCAATCACTAGCCATCTGAACGGCCGATAAATCCTTTTATGCTACTCAACTTTAAGAATTTTTTAATCAATAGAATTGTATGAGACACCTGTCTTTGATTTTTAATGTAATTGCTATCATCCTTTAATAGTTAATTATAGCTTTTTATTTGAGATAGATAACGTATCTATCTATCTCAAATAACCTGGAATAGATAGGAAAGAGAAAAGGAACCTATGGGTTTGTTTGCGCGTTAGAAGATCAATAATCAAGAGTGTGTGATGGATAATGTTTCTCAATAATTCATATAAAAATATTTTTAATAATTCTAAAATAATTAATTAACCGTGCATTTTTCAAATGATATGTCTCCTCTGCCATTATCTTCAATACCAGATAAATTATGAAATAACTGGAAATTATATTGAGGTTCAAAAACATAAAATTTCGTTATGTTAACGTTGTTATCATGTACAATTTTATCTACTAACATTTTCTTACATTGTAGTTTTTTATTAAAGTAAATGCATCTCGAAATATATGTAATATCTTCAGAAGTTTCCAGAAGTGTAA
The sequence above is a segment of the Legionella sp. PC997 genome. Coding sequences within it:
- a CDS encoding regulatory protein RecX, whose amino-acid sequence is MTSLMDAAIMYLSEKNYSEKELRNKLEQEFGSLPELDKAVNSVITRLNELEILNEKQLAINIATHYSHKGDRFILRMLEQKGIDSDLVKEAINSLLPEQFRAMDEVRGHFFSNSNKTPDDLCRFLAGRNFSSQTIELVLKQFMNYKNGKSLFKEVA
- a CDS encoding GNAT family N-acetyltransferase gives rise to the protein MKTFLTTHRLIICEPSSNDFDNLYNLQSNSKVMKFIGNGRRNKKEARTGLEKAISHFQKHQFSLGSVYEIDSGQFIGRAGLIYFNYDDNQVNIELAYALLPEYWGKGYATELTKSLILWGFDNLSIQKLIAVVHPDNIASQKVLSKSGMINTSVIKYWDKEVLQFEIYKQKSDLN
- a CDS encoding YetF domain-containing protein produces the protein MIGGGVLIILHWLIAHWTFKSHRAGKILKGESKIVICNGKVNWDVLRKNQITKDDIMESVRETIHLDTLDNIKEARLERTGKLSFVLKK
- a CDS encoding Y-family DNA polymerase, with product MFALVDCNNFYASCEQLFRPDLKETPIVVLSNNDGCCIARSNEAKALGIAMGEPYFKIKALCQQHGVKAFSSNYTLYGNISHRVMCTIEENWPHVEIYSIDEAFLDLSSLPAEFHDTFCQELQKKILKHTGIPTSIGIGPTKTLAKIANHLCKKVYKIPVFNVTTNRELLLKQIAVGDVWGVGRQWDKKLTARGIYTAYDLSVTNTHLLRKNFNVILMRTAMELQGIACGGLEEIEPKQSIMSSKSFGQMQTEFSAVAQSVSSHCARAVEKMRGQNLVAQRMYIFVHTNRFREDLAQYYQSMEFRFINATDDLRLITKIAKRCLRRIFKSGYYYKKAGICLEDLIPKNQRQLDMFHQPSDEQIQHKDDLMDVFDEINQKYGRSTIRLAAEGYSKPWAMRAELKSPAYTTRWSEVPRVKLT
- a CDS encoding response regulator transcription factor → MIKPIDTKNSNVSIVDDDLITCEAYLHLFKSVHIEAYAYQNANDFLNSYNKKTGCLILDVRMPGMSGLELLEHLQAHNIKIPAIVVTGYGDVTMAVRAMKAGAEDFFVKPVNQQTLLEASQRCLIKNYNIPDKIEEQINRLSKREKEVMDLIVEGKLNKQMAALLKISISTVEVHRANVMRKMEVKTLAELIKKIYYFTNLNKN
- a CDS encoding phage holin family protein, with the protein product MLNIILVWIFSAIALLITSRLVKGFHLKDFKAAMIASLVVGFLNAIIKPILFILTLPINILTLGLFTFVLNAIILGIAAGILPSFTIDGWITAVSAAVILMIVQLLINFVFGF
- a CDS encoding DUF2188 domain-containing protein yields the protein MNKEHHVVPNAQGGWDIKQTHHSKKFHFDTKEEAVNKARELSSKEHTELVIHDKQGRIDTKDSHGNDPRNIPG
- the ligD gene encoding DNA ligase D; the protein is MGLEHYHQKRDFSKTPEPKGKIHHRNYHRFVIQMHKASHLHYDFRMELDGVLKSWAIPKGPCLDPDVKRLAMHTEDHPVEYLKFEGFIPKGEYGSGRMIIWDTGKWEPIDEDPLKAYNKGHLRFILHAKKLGGRWDIFKIRGEGTWFLKKYDDDFARPLESFDITEKEPQSVVSGLKVEEIRENVSSQAPRKRALFKGFKLDLPESPFPQSLSPQLATLAKEAPEGNEWIHEIKYDGYRMLAFKEGSSVRMMSRNHKNWTKEFRVVADAIAKLPIKNLLLDGELVILDEESRPNFQLMQNSIKGRTDKQFIYYLFDIVYYDKWNLCSLPLLKRKEILKSLIPDFHPIFHYSPHIVGSGNEVYEKACAYSLEGIISKLALSTYQTKRTKTWLKLKCTKKQEFVIGGYTPPQGSRTHLGSLYLGYYNSKGDLIYCGNVGTGFSAATLREVTLKLNERISPKNPFSLKNPPGYKTAIWVKPELVCEVEYIEWTSEGILRHPSFKGLREDINANQVTKEEAKSFEEINRDFITQENLQPTKHIRLTHPEKILYPEDGITKQMVFDYYEHVCNFMLPHIQNRPLTLVRCPSDYKECFYQKMFNKSSSKELQKVSIESPKDHEISDYMYLTNREGLLGLAQMGVLEIHPWGSQVSHLKFPDVLIFDLDPSPEVPWSRVVESAFEVRQFLKEFNLTSFVKTTGGKGLHVVVPIKPEHNWDVIKEFTHSFVETLEKIHPNHYVSEMSKAKRVGKIFIDYLRNQWDAAIGPYSTRARPHAPVATPIHWDELTNNIEDTFYNIFTIQKRLNSLRVDPWKDIWLIGKKQSLNLDDKN
- a CDS encoding response regulator, producing MRTHLSQLQHKVDMASDAVSGLELASMRRYDVILVDEKLTNIVFNELVELIHDSSIHNQTTPIIKITYNPEQNSLHLQKKQIQCMKPFTRQYMLNIVELVYELQSKK